In Exiguobacterium sibiricum 7-3, a genomic segment contains:
- the nadD gene encoding nicotinate-nucleotide adenylyltransferase → MKIGLMGGTFDPPHIGHLLIAEQAKEQLQLDAVWFLPAKLPPHKQSTVTSAAKRLQLVREAVRDNKDFSVSEIEFERETKSYTFDTIRELKMRYPGHAFFFLIGADSLVSLGTWHRSEELYKEIEFGAVARPGSRYLIPEGARVTAVDMPLLEVSSTDIRQRVARGRSIRYLVPEPVRQLIEEWKLYAT, encoded by the coding sequence ATGAAGATCGGTTTGATGGGCGGGACATTCGATCCGCCCCATATCGGTCATCTGCTGATTGCCGAACAAGCGAAAGAGCAACTTCAACTGGATGCGGTCTGGTTTTTACCGGCAAAACTTCCGCCGCATAAACAATCGACGGTGACGAGTGCGGCGAAACGGTTGCAACTTGTCCGAGAAGCAGTCCGGGACAACAAGGATTTCTCAGTCTCCGAGATCGAGTTTGAACGGGAAACGAAATCGTACACGTTTGATACGATCCGTGAACTGAAGATGCGTTATCCCGGACATGCGTTCTTTTTTCTGATCGGTGCGGACTCATTAGTCAGTTTAGGAACATGGCACCGGTCGGAAGAATTGTACAAGGAAATTGAGTTTGGGGCAGTCGCGCGTCCAGGCAGTCGTTACCTGATTCCGGAAGGTGCGCGTGTCACGGCAGTCGATATGCCATTGCTTGAAGTTTCTTCGACCGACATCCGACAACGGGTAGCGAGAGGGCGCAGTATTCGTTATCTCGTGCCGGAACCGGTCCGACAACTAATCGAGGAGTGGAAACTCTATGCGACTTGA
- the yhbY gene encoding ribosome assembly RNA-binding protein YhbY — MLTGKQKRYLRATAHDLSPIFQVGKNGVGEAMCADLMDALEKRELLKVQVLQNCADAPKDVAVELVDGTNAELVQVIGKVIVLYKESKENKTLQLPR, encoded by the coding sequence ATGTTAACAGGTAAACAAAAACGGTATTTACGCGCAACGGCTCACGACTTAAGCCCGATTTTCCAAGTCGGAAAAAACGGTGTTGGTGAAGCGATGTGTGCAGATTTGATGGATGCACTTGAAAAACGTGAACTCTTGAAAGTTCAAGTTCTGCAAAACTGTGCTGACGCTCCGAAAGATGTCGCGGTTGAGCTCGTTGACGGAACGAATGCAGAACTCGTTCAAGTCATCGGAAAAGTCATCGTTCTCTACAAGGAATCGAAAGAGAATAAGACACTTCAATTACCACGATGA
- the aroE gene encoding shikimate dehydrogenase, with protein sequence MQFAVIGHPIAHSLSPMLHETWLKAAGLFGCYTTVDVEVNELEAFVQKVRKRQFDGINVTIPHKSAIIPFLDRLEPAAARAGAVNTVYWDGEELVGTNTDGTGFARALATRTNAKNSLVIGAGGAARGIIPMLPGHVTVMNRTNQTAEQVAAEFGQSAVPWSNTLDLLPYDVIINTTSVGMAPAIDQTPIELTATRALICDIIYRPTPTRFLREATANGLDTLDGVLMFVLQAAEAFERFTGHPPDLALGEQVIRKQLEES encoded by the coding sequence ATGCAATTTGCTGTCATCGGTCATCCGATTGCCCATTCGCTTTCACCCATGTTGCACGAAACATGGCTGAAGGCGGCTGGGCTTTTCGGTTGTTATACCACGGTAGATGTCGAAGTGAACGAGCTGGAAGCGTTCGTTCAGAAGGTAAGAAAACGGCAGTTTGATGGAATCAATGTGACGATTCCCCATAAGTCGGCCATCATTCCGTTTCTTGATCGTCTGGAGCCGGCGGCAGCACGCGCTGGTGCCGTCAATACTGTCTATTGGGACGGGGAGGAACTGGTCGGTACCAATACGGACGGAACCGGATTTGCCCGCGCCCTTGCGACGCGAACGAATGCGAAGAACAGTTTAGTGATTGGGGCAGGCGGCGCGGCACGTGGTATCATTCCGATGCTTCCCGGTCATGTTACAGTCATGAACCGGACGAATCAGACGGCTGAACAGGTGGCTGCTGAATTCGGACAATCTGCTGTCCCTTGGTCGAACACACTGGATTTGCTGCCGTATGATGTCATCATCAATACGACTTCTGTCGGGATGGCTCCCGCAATTGATCAGACGCCAATCGAATTGACAGCGACGAGAGCTTTAATTTGTGATATTATTTATCGACCGACCCCGACCCGTTTTTTGCGGGAAGCGACCGCAAACGGGCTTGATACACTAGATGGTGTTTTGATGTTTGTACTACAAGCGGCTGAAGCGTTTGAACGCTTCACCGGTCATCCGCCTGATCTCGCGCTCGGCGAGCAGGTGATTAGAAAGCAATTGGAGGAATCATAA
- the yqeH gene encoding ribosome biogenesis GTPase YqeH: protein MEEINCAGCGVAIQTEDPKAPGYAPKSALDREMVICQRCFKLKHYNQIQDVALTDDDFVKILDGIGQKDALVVKIVDIFDFNGSWLPGLHRFVGKNDVLLVGNKADLLPKSLNPNRLMNWMRQTSKELGLRPVDVHLISAKKGHGVDELAEKIDYYRKGRDVYVVGCTNVGKSTLINQVIKRFGEEEEAVITVSHFPGTTLDLIDIPLDDNCNLYDTPGIINHHQMAHYVDARDLKLITPKKEIKPQVFQIHPQQTLFFGGLARLDYMEGNKRSFVIYMSNDLKVHRTKLDKADDLYANHNGELLSPPNEKTLEMLPPLVRHEFSLRDNMKTDIVFSGLGWVAVHGKGGRVAAYAPKGVAVSLREALV, encoded by the coding sequence ATGGAAGAAATCAATTGCGCAGGCTGTGGTGTCGCGATCCAGACAGAGGATCCAAAAGCACCTGGTTATGCGCCTAAATCTGCACTTGACCGGGAAATGGTCATTTGCCAACGTTGTTTTAAACTGAAGCATTACAACCAAATTCAAGACGTCGCATTAACGGACGATGATTTTGTCAAAATCTTAGATGGAATCGGTCAAAAAGATGCATTAGTCGTTAAAATCGTTGATATCTTTGATTTTAATGGAAGTTGGTTACCGGGATTACACCGGTTTGTCGGAAAAAATGATGTTTTGCTCGTCGGAAATAAAGCCGACTTGCTACCGAAATCACTCAATCCGAACCGTCTGATGAACTGGATGCGTCAAACATCAAAAGAGTTGGGGTTACGCCCGGTCGATGTGCATCTGATCAGTGCGAAAAAAGGACACGGTGTGGATGAACTGGCAGAAAAGATTGATTACTACCGTAAAGGACGCGACGTGTATGTCGTCGGCTGTACGAATGTCGGAAAATCGACATTGATCAATCAGGTCATCAAGCGTTTCGGAGAAGAAGAAGAGGCGGTCATCACAGTCAGTCACTTCCCGGGAACAACGCTTGATTTGATCGATATCCCGCTTGACGACAACTGTAACCTGTACGACACACCGGGAATCATCAATCATCATCAAATGGCACACTACGTGGATGCACGGGATTTGAAGCTGATTACACCGAAAAAAGAAATCAAGCCGCAAGTTTTCCAAATCCATCCGCAACAAACGTTGTTCTTCGGTGGTCTGGCACGTCTTGACTACATGGAAGGCAACAAACGATCGTTCGTCATCTATATGTCGAATGATTTGAAAGTACACCGGACGAAGCTCGATAAAGCAGACGATCTGTATGCGAATCATAACGGAGAATTGTTATCACCGCCGAATGAGAAGACGCTTGAGATGCTTCCGCCGCTCGTTCGACACGAGTTCAGTCTACGCGATAACATGAAAACGGATATCGTTTTCAGTGGACTCGGTTGGGTTGCAGTTCACGGAAAAGGCGGACGAGTTGCTGCCTACGCACCAAAAGGTGTTGCTGTCTCATTACGTGAGGCGCTTGTCTGA
- a CDS encoding YqeG family HAD IIIA-type phosphatase, translating into MFKRLYPKHFVASIYDIDLEMLKRNGVKAILTDLDNTLVAWNIADAPDELVSWLDMVNNQYGFDVIIVSNNNGDRVKKFADPLGLHYIAPARKPLPIGFKRALTEFGYHAKEVVFLGDQLFTDVLGANSVGIEVIHVQPVVKTDGVVTKFNRLMERLIFRRMKRKGIYKLTQRVKEDPAALKHPIETLRQDKQQ; encoded by the coding sequence TTGTTTAAACGACTTTATCCAAAACATTTTGTGGCGTCGATTTATGATATCGACTTAGAGATGTTAAAACGAAACGGTGTCAAAGCAATTTTGACGGATCTTGATAATACACTTGTGGCTTGGAATATTGCCGATGCTCCAGACGAATTGGTGTCATGGCTCGATATGGTGAATAACCAATACGGATTTGACGTCATCATCGTCTCGAATAACAACGGCGATCGAGTCAAGAAATTTGCGGATCCACTTGGCTTACATTATATTGCACCGGCCCGTAAACCTTTACCGATTGGTTTCAAACGCGCGTTGACGGAATTTGGTTATCACGCGAAGGAAGTTGTTTTCCTTGGAGATCAACTGTTTACGGATGTGTTAGGCGCAAATTCAGTAGGTATCGAAGTAATCCACGTTCAACCCGTCGTCAAGACAGACGGTGTCGTCACAAAATTTAATCGCTTGATGGAACGATTGATTTTCCGTCGGATGAAACGTAAAGGAATCTACAAATTGACGCAACGTGTCAAAGAAGATCCGGCAGCGTTAAAACATCCGATTGAAACACTCCGTCAAGATAAGCAGCAATGA
- a CDS encoding ArsB/NhaD family transporter → MQVLMFTEASSSSLQIYAALFIFLVTYAFIISEKISRAIVALLGALAMVIFGIVRLESALFEYVEWGTIVLLIGMMILVTIANQSGLFEYIAIRAAKKTKGDPVKILILLSGLTALGSAFLDNVTTVLLIVPITFSITKVLKIKPFPFLLAEVLFANIGGTATLIGDPPNIMIGAANPHLTFNAFLLNLAPVIVLITIVTIGILYMIFRKHLHVEPENQQKLMEIDENSYIVSRKLVMRSSIVLLSTIALFVIHPLLSRIGLHLEAPAIAILGATVLMLLTIENNHQLEEVFARVEWTTIFFFAGLFILVGGIQEVGVIRFLAEKTITLTGGDIQTTATAVLWLSGIASATIDNIPFVATMIPLINDVATGIGLSPDSQQVDVLWWSLSLGACLGGNGTLIGASANVIVAGLATRQGEKFTYGRFLLYGAPITIVTLIISQLYLWIRYY, encoded by the coding sequence ATGCAGGTTTTAATGTTTACGGAAGCGTCGAGCTCGTCGCTTCAAATTTACGCGGCCTTATTCATTTTTTTAGTGACGTACGCTTTTATCATCAGTGAAAAAATCAGTCGGGCGATTGTAGCGCTGTTAGGTGCATTGGCAATGGTGATATTCGGCATCGTCCGGTTGGAATCTGCCTTGTTCGAATATGTGGAATGGGGAACAATCGTCTTATTGATCGGAATGATGATTTTAGTGACGATTGCCAATCAATCGGGATTGTTTGAATACATTGCCATTCGGGCGGCTAAAAAAACAAAAGGAGATCCGGTAAAAATCTTGATTTTACTGTCCGGATTGACGGCACTCGGATCTGCCTTTTTAGATAACGTCACGACGGTCCTGTTGATTGTTCCGATTACGTTTTCGATTACAAAGGTCTTAAAAATCAAGCCGTTTCCGTTTTTACTCGCCGAAGTCCTGTTTGCCAACATCGGTGGAACGGCCACGTTGATTGGCGACCCTCCGAACATCATGATTGGAGCAGCTAATCCTCATTTGACGTTCAATGCCTTTTTACTGAACCTCGCACCTGTGATTGTGTTGATTACAATCGTGACGATCGGTATTTTGTATATGATTTTCCGTAAACACTTACACGTAGAACCGGAGAATCAACAAAAATTAATGGAAATCGACGAAAACAGCTACATTGTCAGCCGCAAATTAGTCATGCGCAGCAGTATCGTCTTGTTAAGTACGATTGCGTTGTTCGTCATTCATCCGTTACTGAGTCGAATCGGGCTTCATTTGGAAGCACCGGCCATCGCAATCCTTGGAGCGACCGTCTTAATGCTACTGACGATTGAGAATAATCACCAATTGGAAGAAGTGTTCGCCCGGGTGGAATGGACAACGATCTTTTTCTTCGCCGGATTATTTATTTTGGTAGGTGGAATTCAGGAAGTAGGCGTTATCCGCTTCTTGGCAGAAAAAACGATTACGTTGACAGGAGGAGACATCCAGACGACGGCAACCGCTGTTCTTTGGTTATCCGGAATTGCCAGTGCGACGATCGATAATATTCCGTTCGTCGCGACGATGATTCCTTTAATCAACGATGTTGCGACAGGAATTGGTTTGTCGCCGGACAGTCAACAAGTCGACGTGTTATGGTGGTCCTTGTCGCTCGGAGCATGTCTTGGAGGGAATGGAACATTGATTGGAGCATCAGCCAATGTGATTGTCGCAGGATTAGCCACACGGCAAGGGGAGAAGTTCACATACGGACGATTCTTACTTTACGGGGCCCCGATCACCATCGTAACGCTGATTATTTCGCAACTTTATTTATGGATCCGCTATTATTGA
- a CDS encoding phosphatidylserine decarboxylase, whose product MIKKWFFTQLFELNGHPTVAKQLRRFAMSPVSRPLIQPFVKMYDLQMQEASQPLESYTTLHELFVRNLKETVRPIDGSEQAVVSPCDGVLSVVEDLTEESRFTVKGQTYSVSELLGSHHGADHYIGGRVLIFYLSPQNYHRVHVPIDGTIRTSYTLGRDSAPVNDLGLSYGKRPLTRNYRRVTRITHGEHALEHVMVGALNVNTIVQTNQNREVKRGDEFGYFSFGSTVVLICPKDAITLEVDIKGPVLMGQRIGYWNS is encoded by the coding sequence ATGATTAAAAAATGGTTCTTTACGCAACTGTTTGAACTGAACGGTCATCCGACCGTCGCGAAACAACTGCGCCGCTTTGCGATGAGTCCGGTCAGTCGACCGCTGATCCAACCGTTCGTCAAGATGTATGATTTACAGATGCAAGAGGCAAGTCAGCCACTTGAATCGTATACGACGTTACATGAATTGTTCGTTCGAAACTTAAAAGAAACGGTTCGTCCGATTGATGGATCAGAACAAGCTGTCGTCAGTCCGTGTGACGGTGTCTTATCCGTTGTCGAGGATTTGACGGAAGAAAGTCGTTTTACTGTCAAAGGACAGACATATTCAGTTTCCGAATTGCTCGGTTCGCATCATGGCGCCGATCACTACATCGGGGGACGGGTATTGATTTTTTACCTCAGTCCGCAAAATTACCACCGTGTTCATGTACCGATAGACGGGACGATCCGGACAAGTTATACGCTTGGACGTGATTCGGCACCGGTCAATGATCTGGGTCTTTCCTATGGGAAACGACCGTTGACACGGAACTATCGTCGGGTCACACGTATCACACATGGTGAACATGCACTTGAACATGTCATGGTCGGTGCCTTGAATGTGAATACAATCGTCCAGACGAATCAAAATCGAGAAGTTAAACGGGGCGACGAGTTCGGTTATTTTTCATTTGGTTCAACGGTCGTCTTGATTTGCCCGAAAGATGCCATCACATTAGAAGTGGACATCAAAGGTCCGGTTTTGATGGGGCAACGCATCGGTTATTGGAATTCATGA
- a CDS encoding thioredoxin family protein, which produces MSKKSNRVKPTKKPQSKANWITAGVIALIVLIGATMLLFTDREDSASKNGNLTASQVADKLKSGDEFYTYFYQTGCVHCEKVKPYLVPLGEKQDIPFEQIDLAVEQSAWDTFAIEGTPTVVHFKDGKEVSRVSGEQTEDAYKEFFAGKAVKNSEEESSGDLND; this is translated from the coding sequence GTGTCGAAGAAATCTAACCGTGTAAAACCAACAAAAAAACCGCAGTCGAAAGCCAACTGGATTACAGCTGGTGTGATTGCGCTGATCGTCTTGATCGGGGCAACGATGTTACTGTTTACGGATCGAGAGGATTCTGCATCGAAAAACGGCAATTTAACGGCCAGTCAAGTGGCTGATAAGCTGAAGTCCGGTGATGAATTTTATACGTATTTTTATCAGACGGGATGCGTGCACTGTGAAAAAGTAAAACCGTATTTAGTACCACTCGGTGAGAAGCAGGACATTCCATTTGAACAAATTGATCTGGCAGTCGAACAGTCGGCTTGGGATACATTTGCGATCGAAGGGACACCAACTGTCGTTCACTTCAAAGATGGAAAAGAAGTCAGCCGGGTATCCGGTGAGCAGACAGAAGACGCCTACAAAGAATTTTTCGCCGGTAAAGCCGTTAAAAATTCTGAAGAAGAGTCGTCAGGTGATTTAAATGATTAA
- the iadA gene encoding beta-aspartyl-peptidase yields the protein MIVLKNVTVAGETTDVLIGVGKILAIGSYAVDERLITQTIDGTGKQLIPGLLDGHVHPIGGGGEGGFATRTPPLSATDFLEAGVTTVVGLLGTDGWTRTGIDLLAHMRGYTSQGIRSFLLSGSYAVPPVSITQSIAEDILLINEVIGIGEIAINDHRSTQPTVHELSRLASQARIAGLLKGVRGTMNVHIGDGKRGLGLLEEVVETTDIPITQFLPTHINRSERIFDAGLRWAKQGGRIDFTTCTTKAFIEEGEIPAGQALERALAAGIPLRQITMSSDAGASLPAFDESGRLLRLETGKPSSIFDAVRDAVKHGVQLEDAIQTVTSNVAEAYGISGGSIRQGERADLLLIDDALQIDTILAEGHAIMIQKKWLLPK from the coding sequence ATGATAGTACTTAAAAATGTGACAGTAGCCGGTGAAACGACGGATGTACTGATTGGTGTGGGAAAGATTCTTGCCATCGGTTCCTATGCGGTGGATGAACGGCTGATCACTCAGACGATTGACGGGACGGGCAAACAACTGATTCCGGGTCTGCTTGATGGACATGTCCATCCGATCGGCGGGGGCGGGGAAGGTGGTTTCGCAACACGAACACCGCCGCTTTCGGCCACTGATTTTTTAGAAGCAGGTGTCACGACCGTCGTCGGATTACTTGGAACAGATGGCTGGACACGAACAGGAATCGATCTGCTTGCGCACATGCGGGGTTACACGAGCCAAGGGATCCGTTCTTTCCTCTTGTCAGGCAGTTACGCTGTCCCGCCGGTTTCGATTACGCAGTCGATTGCGGAAGACATCCTGTTGATTAATGAAGTCATCGGGATTGGTGAGATTGCCATTAATGATCATCGTTCGACACAACCGACTGTTCATGAACTGTCACGTCTTGCTTCGCAAGCGCGGATTGCCGGTCTTTTAAAGGGAGTCCGGGGAACGATGAATGTTCATATCGGGGACGGCAAACGTGGGCTTGGCCTGCTGGAAGAAGTGGTCGAAACGACCGATATTCCGATTACACAATTTTTACCGACCCACATTAACCGCAGCGAACGGATTTTTGACGCCGGTTTACGTTGGGCGAAACAGGGCGGGCGTATTGATTTTACGACCTGTACGACAAAGGCGTTCATTGAAGAAGGGGAAATACCAGCAGGCCAGGCACTAGAGCGTGCTCTTGCTGCCGGTATCCCGTTACGCCAGATTACGATGTCGAGTGACGCTGGCGCCAGCTTACCCGCCTTTGATGAAAGTGGAAGACTGCTTCGTCTCGAGACCGGAAAGCCGTCATCGATTTTTGATGCAGTTCGTGACGCGGTGAAACATGGCGTACAATTAGAGGACGCCATCCAAACGGTTACATCAAACGTCGCAGAGGCGTACGGCATTTCCGGAGGAAGCATCCGGCAAGGCGAACGTGCTGATCTGTTACTGATTGATGACGCTTTGCAAATCGATACGATTCTTGCAGAGGGGCATGCTATAATGATTCAGAAAAAATGGCTGTTGCCAAAATGA
- a CDS encoding YjzD family protein: MRFLVTFFWSFLLVNTAVFIVSAVDAVTYNFGFATAMSVVTSLVVFALDAVNEDLGLGQGTKAE, translated from the coding sequence ATGCGTTTTCTCGTTACATTCTTCTGGTCGTTCTTACTCGTGAACACAGCTGTGTTCATCGTATCAGCGGTCGATGCAGTCACGTATAACTTCGGATTCGCGACAGCTATGTCAGTCGTGACTTCACTTGTCGTCTTCGCACTTGATGCAGTCAATGAAGATCTTGGTCTTGGTCAAGGGACAAAGGCAGAATAA
- a CDS encoding Cof-type HAD-IIB family hydrolase has product MQRHLIAVDLDGTLLRDDKTISQANLHALRTARDNGHEVVIATGRPFRHAKRYYDELGLTTPIVNFNGGLVHHPQDRHFEVSHHPIPLKTVQHILESVSDSKTQNIVCEVTDHVYFQNDPIGIYEFYTDHALSVTTGDLRKVLQHEPTSLLIHAKGEHVQEIRSELSSIHAETVLNRQWVKPEYMVEVMRKGTSKAIGLQQISRHLGIEQKQIIAFGDEENDLEMLEYVGHGVAMGNAIGALKLVANGTTKTNQEDGIAYYLKHVLGLI; this is encoded by the coding sequence ATGCAACGTCATCTGATTGCCGTCGATTTAGACGGAACATTATTACGCGACGACAAAACCATCAGTCAGGCCAACTTACACGCGTTGAGAACTGCACGCGACAATGGTCATGAAGTCGTCATCGCCACAGGGCGTCCTTTCCGGCACGCCAAACGCTATTACGATGAGCTTGGATTGACGACACCGATCGTCAATTTTAACGGCGGACTTGTTCATCATCCGCAGGATCGCCATTTCGAAGTCAGCCATCATCCGATTCCCCTGAAAACCGTTCAACACATCTTGGAGTCGGTATCGGACTCGAAAACACAAAATATCGTCTGTGAGGTGACGGATCATGTTTACTTCCAAAATGATCCGATTGGTATTTATGAATTTTACACGGATCATGCCTTATCCGTGACGACCGGCGATTTACGAAAGGTCCTGCAACATGAACCGACATCGCTGTTGATTCACGCCAAAGGCGAACATGTTCAGGAAATCCGATCCGAACTTTCAAGCATTCACGCTGAAACGGTCTTAAACCGCCAGTGGGTCAAACCGGAATATATGGTCGAGGTCATGCGAAAAGGTACGAGTAAAGCGATTGGCTTACAACAAATTTCGCGTCATCTCGGGATTGAACAAAAACAGATCATTGCTTTTGGTGATGAAGAAAACGACCTGGAAATGCTCGAGTATGTTGGGCATGGTGTCGCGATGGGCAATGCCATCGGCGCGTTAAAACTGGTTGCTAACGGCACGACCAAGACGAACCAAGAAGACGGGATTGCCTACTATCTGAAACATGTTCTCGGTCTGATTTAA
- a CDS encoding YitT family protein: MLKVIVASIGGFVIAVAMNWFLIPSGVYSTGFTGLAQILTQVLQGTAFAFGENVWFLALNLPLIVLAWIMLGRSFTIITLISVLATTIFIGLIPQYAVIPGDQTLNAVFGGVLLAIGTGITIKFGASTGGFDIVALIFARFSDRSVGLYLFVLNFLIAILAGALFGWSTALYTIVFIYVTSKVVDEIHTSNQRLTIFIITNHADDITTALHQHIIRGITQMPAIGTYSRAEKSTLMMVIERHELRDIERICRDADETVFINVVATDSVVGYFRKG, translated from the coding sequence ATGTTAAAAGTAATTGTCGCCTCGATTGGCGGGTTCGTCATCGCAGTAGCGATGAACTGGTTCTTGATTCCAAGTGGTGTTTACTCGACAGGATTTACAGGATTGGCCCAGATTTTAACGCAGGTATTGCAAGGAACGGCGTTTGCTTTTGGGGAAAACGTCTGGTTTTTAGCCCTGAACCTACCATTGATTGTTTTGGCATGGATTATGCTAGGACGCAGTTTTACCATCATTACATTGATTTCTGTTTTGGCGACAACGATTTTTATCGGACTTATTCCTCAGTATGCTGTCATTCCGGGTGATCAAACACTCAATGCCGTGTTTGGCGGTGTCTTGCTGGCAATCGGAACGGGGATTACGATTAAATTCGGGGCATCGACGGGTGGTTTTGATATCGTTGCGTTGATTTTTGCACGTTTCTCTGACCGTAGTGTCGGATTATATCTGTTTGTATTGAACTTCCTGATTGCGATTCTCGCTGGAGCGTTATTTGGCTGGTCGACGGCCCTGTACACGATTGTCTTCATTTATGTCACTTCGAAAGTCGTCGATGAAATCCATACAAGCAATCAACGGTTGACGATTTTCATCATTACGAATCATGCCGACGATATTACAACGGCACTTCACCAACACATCATTCGCGGCATCACCCAGATGCCGGCAATCGGCACGTATTCACGGGCTGAGAAGTCGACGCTGATGATGGTCATCGAACGGCATGAGTTGCGCGATATCGAGCGGATTTGCCGCGACGCAGACGAAACGGTGTTCATCAACGTCGTCGCAACAGACTCTGTAGTCGGGTACTTCCGCAAAGGATGA